The Lujinxingia litoralis genome has a window encoding:
- the surE gene encoding 5'/3'-nucleotidase SurE, producing MNRPLILVSNDDGIHAPGIELLAGAMEALGEVWVVAPATEQSAVSGAISLRQPLRIVEHGERRLAVSGTPTDCVYIALNHALPRRPTLCVSGINHGANLGDDVLYSGTVAAAIEATLSDVPSIAFSQAGRGAFEERLLATWVERIARAALARGMPRATFLNVNFPPTLSPQSNIRVSKLGRRNYGRQVVAKEDPRHLPYYWLGGSELGFDDMPGSDCNAVAAGDISLSPVDLDLTHYRFLGELRQWDELQPVSDMNSDQPTRDDNE from the coding sequence GTGAACCGACCTTTGATTCTGGTGTCCAACGACGATGGGATTCATGCTCCCGGCATCGAACTGCTCGCCGGGGCCATGGAGGCGTTGGGAGAGGTCTGGGTCGTGGCGCCGGCCACCGAGCAGAGCGCGGTGAGTGGGGCGATTAGTCTGCGCCAGCCCCTGCGCATCGTGGAGCACGGGGAGCGCCGGCTCGCCGTCAGTGGGACGCCCACCGACTGTGTGTACATCGCGCTCAACCACGCCCTTCCGCGCCGACCCACGCTCTGTGTCAGCGGGATAAATCACGGGGCAAATCTGGGCGATGACGTGCTCTACAGTGGGACGGTCGCCGCGGCCATCGAGGCAACCCTCTCCGACGTGCCCTCCATCGCCTTTAGTCAGGCCGGTCGCGGTGCGTTTGAGGAGCGCCTGCTCGCTACCTGGGTCGAGCGCATCGCGCGGGCAGCGCTCGCGCGCGGGATGCCGCGGGCGACCTTCCTCAACGTGAATTTCCCTCCCACGCTCTCGCCGCAAAGTAACATTCGCGTCAGTAAGCTGGGGCGCCGCAATTATGGTCGCCAGGTCGTTGCAAAAGAAGACCCGCGTCATCTTCCTTACTACTGGTTGGGTGGCTCGGAACTCGGGTTTGATGATATGCCCGGCAGCGATTGCAATGCCGTGGCTGCAGGCGACATCAGCCTGAGCCCGGTGGACCTGGATCTGACCCATTACCGATTCCTCGGTGAGCTGCGCCAATGGGACGAACTCCAACCTGTGTCCGATATGAACTCGGATCAGCCGACGCGAGACGATAATGAGTGA
- a CDS encoding cytochrome c oxidase subunit II produces the protein MSGSLNQSLLKRAGLLLALVLAVMIPATAFAVPGSGDFVAHYSVNGRDMTALYNMIAKICLGVLVIVESVLIISIIRFRRRSEDERPVQNHGNMALEMGWTGAAVLFQIWIGVATINVMFATEVIPDDIDMTVEAVAYQWDWQFVYPDQGGLVHGDLVVPANTNIKLEVTSRDVIHSIFVPDLGIKIDAVPGRFNYWWFRADGPINQVRVDGFAMVDRPEFEYPSTRPDFMQSRPDATKKTINGLERRVGYLGRSRQVEEVSPYANYSAIEYQGTCTELCGLGHWDMYFRAVVMTPSSFRQWVHDMQNQVTEANGPEVFAARCATCHGESGQGQGDQFPTLVGAARVVEEGQKDSHIQLVLQGKGVMPPFGQVLNDAEVSAVINHERTSWGNSGGEVSDEDVARVRESLGLPPFPAGGVEPTPTPELMAAGERLFESCVSCHGRDGQGPDYIPALAGSSKVNGDPAALAKLLIEGADTPQWPGEKTPVARSMTDFQLASLLTYLRGSFGNESEPVQPGDIERIRRDLN, from the coding sequence ATGAGCGGCTCTCTCAACCAAAGCCTCCTGAAGCGCGCCGGTTTGCTCCTCGCGCTCGTGCTGGCAGTGATGATCCCGGCGACAGCCTTTGCCGTCCCCGGTTCCGGCGACTTTGTGGCTCACTACTCAGTGAATGGCCGCGACATGACCGCCCTCTACAACATGATCGCCAAGATCTGTCTTGGCGTTCTGGTCATTGTTGAGAGCGTTCTGATCATCTCGATCATTCGCTTCCGTCGCCGCAGCGAAGACGAACGGCCGGTGCAGAACCACGGCAATATGGCGCTGGAGATGGGCTGGACCGGGGCCGCGGTCCTCTTTCAGATCTGGATTGGCGTCGCCACCATCAATGTGATGTTCGCCACCGAGGTCATCCCCGACGACATCGACATGACTGTCGAGGCCGTGGCCTATCAGTGGGACTGGCAGTTTGTGTACCCCGATCAGGGTGGTCTGGTGCACGGTGACCTGGTGGTCCCGGCCAACACCAACATCAAGCTCGAGGTCACCTCGCGCGACGTCATCCACTCGATCTTCGTGCCCGACCTGGGCATCAAGATCGATGCCGTGCCGGGCCGCTTCAACTACTGGTGGTTCCGTGCCGATGGCCCGATCAACCAGGTGCGCGTCGACGGCTTTGCCATGGTCGACCGCCCCGAGTTTGAGTATCCCTCTACCCGCCCGGACTTCATGCAGAGCCGTCCCGACGCTACGAAAAAGACCATCAACGGTCTGGAGCGCCGCGTCGGATACCTGGGCCGCTCTCGCCAGGTCGAAGAGGTCTCTCCTTACGCTAACTACAGCGCCATTGAGTACCAGGGCACCTGCACCGAGCTCTGCGGCCTGGGCCACTGGGATATGTACTTCCGCGCCGTCGTGATGACCCCCTCGAGCTTCCGCCAGTGGGTCCACGACATGCAGAACCAGGTCACCGAAGCCAACGGCCCCGAAGTCTTCGCCGCGCGCTGCGCAACCTGCCACGGTGAAAGCGGCCAGGGCCAGGGCGACCAGTTCCCCACCCTTGTGGGCGCCGCCCGCGTGGTGGAGGAAGGTCAGAAAGACTCCCACATCCAGCTCGTCCTGCAGGGTAAAGGCGTGATGCCTCCCTTCGGACAGGTACTCAACGACGCCGAAGTCAGCGCGGTTATCAATCACGAGCGCACGAGCTGGGGCAACAGCGGTGGCGAAGTTAGCGATGAAGACGTTGCCCGCGTGCGCGAGTCGCTCGGCCTGCCGCCCTTCCCCGCCGGTGGCGTGGAGCCGACTCCGACCCCCGAGCTGATGGCTGCCGGTGAGCGCCTCTTTGAGAGCTGCGTGAGCTGCCACGGACGTGACGGTCAGGGCCCTGACTACATCCCCGCCCTCGCCGGTAGCAGCAAGGTCAATGGCGATCCCGCCGCCCTGGCGAAATTGCTTATCGAAGGCGCGGATACCCCGCAGTGGCCGGGCGAGAAGACCCCGGTGGCGCGTTCGATGACGGACTTCCAGCTGGCGTCGCTTCTGACCTACCTGCGTGGTTCCTTCGGCAATGAGTCGGAGCCTGTGCAGCCTGGCGACATCGAACGCATCCGGCGCGACTTGAACTAA
- a CDS encoding c-type cytochrome yields the protein MSIPSTLKTRVAVTALALLGASFVGCIYEVGVPADGSKPFAELNPIEGMHNQTSYKDQEAQPVFRDDQAPGMRLPPPKTVPVDGFLRPDQPTPAQSALLENPVPVNAQSLEYGRFLFRTNCVVCHGTEGAGNGPIVESGAYGAPPSLLTDKLRGYEDGRIYHVVTYGQGAMWAYKNNLTEMERWAVINYVRALQRADFPEPIDLDRLRDQ from the coding sequence ATGAGCATTCCAAGCACGCTAAAAACTCGCGTCGCTGTGACCGCGTTGGCCCTCCTGGGCGCCTCGTTCGTGGGCTGCATCTATGAGGTGGGAGTTCCGGCCGACGGCAGCAAACCCTTTGCCGAGCTCAACCCGATCGAGGGCATGCATAACCAGACCTCGTATAAAGATCAGGAAGCTCAGCCGGTATTCCGCGACGACCAGGCCCCGGGGATGCGTCTGCCGCCCCCCAAAACCGTGCCCGTCGACGGCTTTCTGCGCCCTGACCAGCCGACCCCGGCGCAGAGCGCGCTGCTGGAGAACCCGGTTCCGGTCAACGCCCAGAGCCTGGAGTACGGTCGCTTCCTCTTCCGCACCAACTGCGTGGTCTGCCACGGCACCGAAGGCGCGGGCAACGGCCCCATCGTCGAGTCGGGCGCCTACGGCGCGCCGCCCAGTCTGCTGACCGATAAGCTGCGCGGATACGAGGACGGACGCATCTACCACGTCGTCACCTACGGACAGGGCGCGATGTGGGCGTATAAGAACAACCTCACCGAAATGGAACGCTGGGCGGTGATCAATTACGTGCGTGCACTTCAGCGCGCGGATTTCCCCGAACCCATCGATCTGGACCGACTGCGCGATCAGTAA
- a CDS encoding adenine phosphoribosyltransferase — protein sequence MSDLSQKVHETLRDVPNFPHEGIVFKDITPVLADGVLFGEIIEAWRERYASQNITSVVGIESRGFIFGAALANALGVGFTLVRKPGKLPYERIGVDYTLEYGTDRVEMHVDALKPGDRVVVIDDLLATGGTCGASITLVQELGAVVVECAFLIELAFLKGGERLKGVPYHALTVY from the coding sequence ATGAGTGATTTAAGCCAGAAAGTTCATGAGACCCTGCGCGACGTCCCGAACTTCCCCCACGAAGGCATTGTTTTTAAGGACATCACCCCGGTACTCGCCGACGGCGTTCTCTTTGGTGAGATTATCGAGGCCTGGCGGGAGCGTTACGCCTCACAAAACATCACCAGCGTGGTCGGTATCGAGTCGCGGGGCTTCATCTTTGGGGCGGCGCTCGCCAACGCGCTCGGAGTGGGGTTCACGCTGGTGCGTAAGCCCGGAAAGCTGCCCTACGAACGCATTGGGGTCGACTATACCCTCGAATACGGTACGGACCGCGTAGAGATGCACGTTGATGCACTCAAGCCCGGCGATCGTGTGGTCGTGATCGACGATCTCCTGGCGACCGGCGGCACCTGTGGTGCGAGCATCACTCTGGTGCAGGAGCTGGGCGCCGTGGTGGTGGAGTGCGCATTCCTTATTGAGCTTGCCTTCTTAAAGGGGGGAGAGCGTCTTAAGGGTGTGCCTTACCACGCGTTGACCGTGTACTGA
- a CDS encoding cytochrome c oxidase assembly protein, with protein sequence MPIGCVPNRISTRFVACITPPKPRYGPPPPEPGSVIMASSPHSTVTSEMAERNAKMSKWLISVIVVMFLFGFASIPLYRWVCAKIDPGGSSYFTGDSDVYEGVTVDESRTVRVRFATNVERQLPWTFRVDESHVEVHPGAKRLVTFEAFNEAPFPVKGKAVYDINPPEAAPYFKKIECFCFVEQTIDGESGYSMPLYFWFDPELPEHVKEVTLAYTFFNADSSMSRSNRGPR encoded by the coding sequence ATGCCGATCGGATGCGTGCCGAACAGGATATCGACGAGATTCGTCGCCTGCATAACGCCACCGAAGCCCCGGTATGGACCGCCACCCCCTGAGCCTGGGAGCGTCATTATGGCGAGCTCACCGCATTCTACTGTCACATCTGAAATGGCCGAACGTAACGCAAAGATGAGCAAATGGCTCATCAGCGTAATCGTGGTCATGTTCCTCTTTGGTTTCGCCTCCATCCCGCTCTACCGCTGGGTATGCGCGAAGATCGATCCGGGCGGGTCCTCCTATTTCACGGGGGATTCCGACGTCTACGAAGGCGTGACCGTCGATGAAAGCCGCACGGTCCGCGTGCGCTTTGCCACCAACGTCGAACGTCAGCTGCCCTGGACCTTTCGCGTCGACGAGTCGCACGTCGAGGTGCACCCCGGCGCCAAGCGCCTGGTGACCTTCGAGGCGTTCAACGAAGCGCCCTTCCCGGTCAAAGGCAAGGCCGTCTACGACATCAATCCGCCCGAAGCCGCGCCCTACTTTAAGAAGATCGAGTGTTTCTGCTTTGTCGAGCAGACCATCGACGGCGAATCCGGTTACTCGATGCCGCTGTACTTCTGGTTCGATCCCGAGCTTCCCGAGCACGTCAAAGAAGTCACGCTGGCGTACACCTTCTTTAATGCCGACAGCTCGATGTCGCGCTCCAATCGAGGCCCGCGATGA
- a CDS encoding cytochrome c oxidase subunit 3, translated as MATQDASLAADPMIGEESLGVTNGKIGMWTFLVMDAMTFAGLLAGYARLRWTPGSEWPLPIEAFGFTGIQLTALNTFILICSSVSMVHVLAEQMRGNMDRAKKWMLATIIGGLLFLGIQGFEWTHLILDMWPYLFDEGYEAAYSVNFAATFFILTGFHGLHVSVGVIYNVIIYLGLKSGKISKDDTSVVEIAGLYWHFVDLVWILVFTFVYLI; from the coding sequence ATGGCAACACAAGACGCCTCCCTTGCGGCAGATCCGATGATCGGCGAAGAGTCGTTGGGTGTAACCAACGGCAAAATCGGCATGTGGACCTTCCTGGTCATGGACGCCATGACCTTCGCCGGTCTGCTGGCTGGCTACGCTCGCCTGCGCTGGACCCCGGGCAGCGAGTGGCCCCTGCCCATCGAAGCCTTCGGCTTTACCGGAATTCAGCTCACCGCGCTGAACACGTTCATCCTGATTTGTTCCAGTGTCTCCATGGTGCACGTGCTCGCCGAGCAAATGCGCGGCAACATGGACCGCGCCAAAAAGTGGATGCTCGCCACCATTATCGGCGGCCTGCTCTTTCTGGGTATTCAGGGCTTCGAGTGGACGCACCTGATCCTGGACATGTGGCCCTACCTCTTTGACGAGGGCTATGAGGCAGCGTACAGCGTCAACTTTGCGGCTACCTTCTTCATCCTCACCGGCTTCCACGGCCTGCACGTCTCGGTCGGGGTGATCTACAACGTGATCATCTACCTGGGCCTTAAGAGCGGCAAGATCAGTAAGGATGACACCTCCGTCGTAGAGATCGCCGGCCTCTACTGGCACTTCGTCGACCTGGTGTGGATTCTGGTCTTTACCTTCGTGTACTTGATTTAA
- a CDS encoding SURF1 family protein produces the protein MSSRRFKAPGPIATFFALLGLGILLSLGSWQALRYQQKSHAEGQRDALAEATPRPISDLAALNRGELDFHPVTVRGEFLSDRAFLIKHRVHQNKPGYWLVSPLRLPSDELLLINRGWVPYERGEAIARSLLEASAGEQEFHGLVHFLDYVVADTPARQRLARGEASEAILLWDSYDTEGMHSALEGTTAQRAVIVTLAPDHSGEPYPIASLAHITEPYLTAEKHFGYALTWYSLAVALIVIYAAAGFGVLHAQPMATRA, from the coding sequence ATGTCATCCCGACGTTTTAAGGCCCCGGGGCCCATCGCCACGTTCTTTGCGTTGCTCGGTCTGGGGATTCTCCTCTCGCTGGGGAGCTGGCAGGCCCTGCGCTACCAGCAAAAGTCACACGCCGAGGGGCAGCGCGACGCCCTCGCCGAGGCCACACCCCGCCCTATTTCCGACCTGGCGGCGCTGAATCGCGGCGAGCTTGATTTCCACCCGGTGACGGTCCGCGGCGAGTTTTTGAGCGACCGGGCTTTTTTGATCAAGCATCGCGTCCATCAAAATAAGCCGGGTTACTGGCTTGTAAGCCCGCTGCGACTGCCCTCGGACGAACTTCTGCTGATCAACCGTGGCTGGGTGCCTTATGAGCGTGGTGAGGCCATCGCCCGGTCGCTTCTGGAAGCCAGCGCCGGAGAGCAAGAGTTCCACGGGCTTGTGCATTTCCTGGATTATGTCGTCGCCGACACGCCTGCGCGCCAACGTCTGGCGCGCGGCGAAGCATCCGAGGCGATTCTGCTCTGGGACTCTTACGATACCGAAGGCATGCACAGCGCGCTTGAAGGAACCACCGCGCAACGTGCCGTGATCGTCACGCTCGCCCCAGACCATTCCGGTGAGCCCTACCCGATCGCCAGCCTCGCTCATATCACTGAGCCCTACCTCACCGCCGAAAAACACTTCGGCTACGCCCTCACCTGGTACAGCCTGGCGGTGGCGTTGATCGTCATTTATGCCGCCGCCGGATTTGGCGTTCTTCACGCCCAACCGATGGCAACGCGTGCCTGA
- a CDS encoding c-type cytochrome — protein MKNATLKNGLKIALVAGGMVALIPTVYGQGIGLQTLDRMLVPTPQKLERGEKVFAEQCATCHGDQGQGGAELGERNGAQGFVGTEVQRSGLESIYSVVAHGYATETFEHTPFNNLFFQDQWAVSHYVHSLIDNPNPVPAALQERIRQEAEFGVCDPEIRGGIAGLVEPSGDEQLAKGEEIFAAQCASCHGAQGGGDGPAGGALNPPPRNFAAPPADWTNGTSALAIYNTLFSGIAGTSMPAYGHLAEDELWALTHYVRESFVPAENQEPATDTQVDDVCRSLSAPPRPDAIPVNDAMRFLAADAADTRLIRLGQYDAPVLAADADASNGQQIYGQMCASCHGSQGAGARNVGPYGAFPPFLHINVGRLVPAAMGGTYQDVAARTIGGVHATLPDMPPVATLSAQSWKDLQAYVASFEGQGSDRVGTAQPAEVPADDLTPEQGASAPAPEQVPAEETQN, from the coding sequence ATGAAAAACGCTACGCTTAAAAATGGTCTTAAAATCGCGCTGGTCGCCGGTGGCATGGTGGCCCTGATTCCCACGGTCTACGGCCAGGGAATCGGGCTTCAGACGCTCGACCGCATGCTGGTGCCCACCCCCCAGAAGCTTGAGCGCGGGGAGAAGGTCTTTGCTGAACAGTGCGCTACCTGCCACGGCGATCAGGGCCAGGGTGGTGCCGAGCTCGGTGAGCGCAATGGCGCTCAGGGCTTCGTGGGCACCGAGGTCCAGCGTTCAGGTCTGGAATCGATCTACAGTGTCGTGGCCCACGGCTACGCCACTGAGACCTTCGAACATACCCCGTTCAACAACCTCTTTTTTCAGGATCAGTGGGCGGTATCGCACTACGTTCACAGCCTGATCGACAACCCGAACCCGGTGCCGGCGGCGCTGCAAGAGCGAATCCGCCAGGAAGCCGAGTTTGGCGTCTGCGATCCGGAGATCCGCGGTGGGATCGCCGGCCTGGTGGAACCCTCGGGTGATGAGCAGTTGGCCAAGGGCGAAGAGATTTTCGCCGCCCAGTGTGCCTCCTGCCACGGCGCCCAGGGTGGCGGCGACGGCCCTGCCGGTGGTGCACTCAACCCGCCGCCGCGCAACTTTGCGGCGCCTCCGGCCGATTGGACCAACGGCACCAGCGCACTGGCGATCTACAACACCCTCTTCTCGGGTATCGCGGGCACCTCGATGCCGGCGTACGGGCACCTGGCCGAAGATGAGCTGTGGGCCCTGACCCACTACGTGCGCGAGAGTTTCGTGCCCGCAGAGAACCAGGAGCCGGCTACCGATACTCAGGTCGACGATGTCTGCCGTTCCTTGAGCGCCCCGCCCCGCCCGGATGCCATTCCGGTCAACGACGCGATGCGCTTTTTGGCGGCCGATGCCGCCGACACGCGCCTGATCCGGCTGGGCCAGTACGATGCTCCGGTGCTCGCCGCCGATGCCGACGCGTCCAACGGCCAGCAGATCTACGGTCAGATGTGCGCCAGCTGCCACGGCAGCCAGGGCGCCGGCGCTCGTAACGTCGGTCCCTACGGTGCCTTCCCGCCCTTCCTGCACATCAACGTCGGACGCCTTGTCCCGGCGGCGATGGGCGGCACCTATCAGGATGTAGCTGCGCGCACCATTGGCGGTGTTCACGCCACGCTTCCCGACATGCCTCCGGTCGCCACGCTCTCCGCGCAGAGCTGGAAGGATCTTCAGGCCTATGTCGCGTCCTTCGAAGGACAGGGCAGCGATCGCGTCGGCACCGCTCAGCCTGCTGAGGTTCCGGCTGATGACTTGACTCCTGAGCAAGGCGCTTCCGCCCCGGCTCCCGAGCAGGTTCCGGCCGAGGAAACCCAGAACTAA
- a CDS encoding cytochrome C oxidase subunit IV family protein: protein MASHDATKDPNEGWGWGVDFLYSQYMWVWLALLILTLVEVIIPEPQIIGLSFQFPRTFVVISLISLALVKTWMVAWYYMHLIAERPSIILLACAPFMFSIFLTIGIFPWNGG, encoded by the coding sequence ATGGCTTCTCACGACGCAACCAAAGACCCGAACGAGGGCTGGGGCTGGGGGGTAGACTTCCTCTACAGCCAGTACATGTGGGTCTGGCTCGCCCTGCTCATCCTGACGCTGGTCGAAGTGATCATCCCTGAACCGCAGATCATCGGGTTGAGCTTCCAGTTCCCTCGTACCTTTGTGGTCATCTCACTCATCAGCCTGGCGCTGGTGAAAACTTGGATGGTTGCCTGGTACTACATGCACCTGATCGCGGAGCGCCCCTCGATCATTCTGCTGGCCTGCGCGCCCTTTATGTTCTCGATCTTCCTGACCATCGGGATCTTCCCCTGGAACGGCGGTTGA
- the ctaD gene encoding cytochrome c oxidase subunit I, translated as MEIKAKGYLSPLSEEAKTSLWVYLKEWMCTTDAKRIGVLYLLFATFMALWGGLLSVIIRLELAQHGPDIITDASFYNALPGMHATAMIFFFIIPAFTGVANFVVPIQIGAPDMAFPKLNLAAFWILPPGALLTFAGFFMNSLPEFGWTAYPPLSNSVYTPIWGADFWVVGLILVGVSSTLGAVNFLATVFNMRCKGMKMFQLPLFTWAMTVTSFLILAATPVLTSALIMLTFERMFPGVFYFFNPAGGGDPILYQHLFWFYSHPAVYIMILPGFGMVSEVIQVFSRKHIFGYVLMVWSMIAIAVLGFLVWAHHMFATGIALNVRVGFMFLTMLIAVPTGIKIFSWLATIWGGSIKFDTPMLYATGFLAMFTIGGLSGVVVASVPVDIQLHDTYYVVAHIHYVLVAGSLMTAFAGVYFWFPKITGRFYNETLGKIHFWLTAIFINVTFFIQHWLGMKGMPRRYYDYDPAFEMANLISSVGSVVLFLAQFIFIANMLYSWRKGKVAEGNAWGDGFTLEWQITSPPDHHNFHHPPYWKPIIRQHVAADQPGGVWHRNGD; from the coding sequence ATGGAAATCAAGGCCAAAGGTTACCTGTCTCCTCTCTCCGAAGAGGCCAAGACCTCCCTGTGGGTCTACCTCAAGGAATGGATGTGCACGACGGACGCCAAGCGTATCGGAGTGCTCTATCTGCTCTTCGCCACCTTCATGGCGCTGTGGGGAGGTTTGCTCTCAGTCATCATCCGTCTGGAGCTGGCCCAGCACGGTCCGGACATCATCACTGACGCTTCCTTCTACAACGCGCTGCCGGGGATGCACGCCACGGCGATGATCTTCTTTTTCATCATCCCGGCGTTCACCGGCGTGGCCAACTTCGTGGTGCCCATTCAGATTGGCGCTCCCGATATGGCCTTCCCCAAGCTCAACCTTGCCGCATTCTGGATTCTGCCGCCGGGTGCCCTTCTGACCTTCGCGGGCTTTTTCATGAATAGCCTCCCGGAGTTCGGCTGGACGGCGTACCCGCCCCTCTCCAACTCGGTCTACACCCCTATCTGGGGCGCGGACTTCTGGGTTGTCGGCCTGATTCTGGTGGGTGTGAGCTCGACCCTGGGTGCGGTGAACTTCCTGGCAACCGTCTTCAACATGCGCTGCAAGGGCATGAAGATGTTCCAGTTGCCCCTCTTCACCTGGGCCATGACGGTCACCAGCTTCCTGATTCTGGCGGCTACTCCGGTGCTCACCAGCGCGCTCATCATGCTGACCTTCGAGCGTATGTTCCCGGGCGTCTTCTACTTCTTCAACCCGGCCGGCGGTGGTGACCCGATTCTCTATCAGCACCTCTTCTGGTTCTACTCTCACCCGGCCGTCTACATCATGATCCTGCCTGGCTTCGGCATGGTCAGTGAGGTCATCCAGGTCTTCAGCCGCAAGCACATCTTCGGTTACGTCCTGATGGTCTGGTCGATGATCGCCATCGCCGTGCTCGGCTTCCTGGTCTGGGCTCACCACATGTTCGCCACCGGTATCGCGCTGAACGTCCGCGTGGGCTTCATGTTCCTGACGATGCTCATCGCCGTGCCTACCGGCATCAAGATCTTCAGCTGGCTGGCCACGATCTGGGGCGGTTCCATCAAGTTCGATACCCCCATGCTCTATGCCACCGGTTTCCTGGCGATGTTCACCATCGGCGGTCTCTCCGGTGTCGTCGTGGCCAGCGTGCCGGTCGACATTCAGCTTCACGACACCTACTACGTCGTCGCCCACATCCACTACGTTCTCGTGGCCGGATCGCTGATGACCGCGTTTGCCGGGGTGTACTTCTGGTTCCCCAAGATCACCGGCCGCTTCTACAACGAAACACTCGGCAAGATTCACTTCTGGTTGACCGCGATTTTCATCAACGTGACCTTCTTCATCCAGCACTGGCTGGGCATGAAGGGGATGCCGCGCCGCTACTACGACTACGACCCGGCCTTTGAAATGGCCAACCTGATCTCGTCGGTGGGTTCGGTGGTGCTCTTCCTGGCGCAGTTCATCTTCATCGCCAACATGCTCTACAGCTGGCGCAAAGGTAAGGTGGCCGAAGGCAACGCCTGGGGTGACGGATTTACCCTGGAGTGGCAGATCACTTCGCCGCCCGATCACCACAACTTCCATCACCCGCCCTACTGGAAGCCGATCATCCGCCAGCATGTCGCCGCCGACCAGCCTGGTGGCGTCTGGCACCGCAACGGCGACTGA
- a CDS encoding heme o synthase has protein sequence MQGVQRFLFLAREFAQLTKPGILRLLVITQFCTMLVAAGGVPELWTAIWATLGTVLICGSANTINMVWDQDIDQLMGRTAHRPLVVGTIKPAHALIFSGVLGLSAVMILTFLVNPLAALMGIAGHAYYAVLYTMWLKRSTPQNIVIGGAAGAFPVLIGWAAVTGELSITPWLIFAIVFFWTPPHFWALALYKDVEYGKANVPMMPNVRGHYTTKLQMLVYMLLLLTTTLALGLTGDVGLIYLIAAVILGAGFTYCCIRVAFDKTDHWAKRTFAFSIIYLGLLFAAMSVDSLQTHHFTERHYLAAIERDADRMRAEQDIDEIRRLHNATEAPVWTATP, from the coding sequence ATGCAAGGCGTTCAACGATTTCTGTTTCTGGCGCGCGAATTTGCGCAGTTGACCAAGCCGGGCATCCTGCGCCTGCTGGTCATCACTCAGTTCTGTACGATGCTGGTTGCCGCCGGCGGAGTCCCGGAGCTCTGGACGGCGATCTGGGCGACGCTCGGCACAGTGCTTATCTGCGGCAGCGCCAACACCATCAACATGGTCTGGGATCAGGATATCGATCAGCTGATGGGCCGCACCGCCCACCGCCCCCTGGTGGTCGGGACGATCAAGCCCGCCCACGCGCTGATCTTCTCGGGTGTCCTTGGGCTCAGCGCGGTGATGATTCTCACCTTCCTGGTCAACCCGCTGGCGGCCTTGATGGGCATTGCCGGGCACGCGTACTACGCGGTCCTCTACACCATGTGGCTCAAGCGCAGCACTCCGCAAAACATTGTGATCGGCGGCGCCGCCGGGGCCTTCCCCGTCCTGATCGGTTGGGCGGCGGTCACCGGTGAATTGAGCATCACGCCCTGGCTGATCTTTGCGATCGTCTTCTTCTGGACGCCGCCGCACTTCTGGGCGCTGGCCCTCTATAAAGATGTGGAGTACGGCAAGGCCAATGTGCCGATGATGCCCAATGTACGCGGCCACTACACCACCAAGTTGCAGATGCTCGTCTACATGCTGCTGCTGCTGACCACGACTCTGGCGCTGGGACTCACCGGGGATGTGGGGCTGATTTACCTGATCGCCGCGGTGATCCTGGGCGCCGGCTTCACCTACTGCTGCATTCGCGTGGCCTTCGATAAGACCGATCACTGGGCCAAGCGCACCTTTGCATTCTCCATCATCTACCTGGGGCTGCTCTTCGCGGCGATGAGCGTGGACAGCCTGCAGACACACCACTTCACCGAGCGCCACTACCTGGCTGCGATCGAGCGCGATGCCGATCGGATGCGTGCCGAACAGGATATCGACGAGATTCGTCGCCTGCATAACGCCACCGAAGCCCCGGTATGGACCGCCACCCCCTGA